The segment agttgtcagcgaaagcttaatcagttttattgtttttttcagCGGAGCGACTACtagagcttataacctgatccttaaagaggttataaaaacctccAAGAGTGGACCACTTgttcggaaggcagttttatggTGGTCATCAGAAAGTATTAGAGGTTTTATGATATCGgctatgaaaaccactagaggaacgtaataaaacctagaattgttacttgggacgttGGCTACAGTTGTGACATAAGTCAGTGCAGAACGAGATATCGAAATGCTAGAGCAGCCGTAAAGAGACTCGCGGAAAGTTAGATCAACACTATAAACTTCTTCTTGCGGAGACGCGGGATTATTTCTGCAGGTACGATGCGTGGAGCTACTGTAAAGAGATCAACAGTATCAACAATGGGACCGTACCAATCCTCGTTATGTGAAATCCTTACTAGCACGCCAGGATTCCTGCTTTTAGAATCTCGGGGAGTCCTATTTCATAGGGAACGTGATTCCTTAACCGAGTTAAAGCTATCCCGGGGATTCAACTGTTGGATTCTCATATAAGAATCCTGGTTATATAAGCAATGCATTCTGTACGACTGATCTGCAGAATTCATCGACATGATTCCTGTGCGAGGAATCTCAGAGACTCTGTGCGAaactttttggttcgtccgggATGTCAGATAAAGGAACCAGATTGCGAATAAATTGGAGATGGCCAAACGATGGCGACAATATGGTGCTGTTGAATAGCGAGGGAAATGAAGTTGAAAGTAGCAGAGTTAGAGATCGAGAATTGCAGGTAAGATGTAGTAGCCCTAGTAGCAAAGTTGTTACAAATTAGTTGTGGCAACTGACATGTGACTAATTACAGTCATAAATgcgttgctgcaactaaaagtttcttcttctttcaaccgagtttcggcagtatttgattttaatttatcacAACGAGTGTTACGTTCGAGTTTTGTCTCTATGTTTCGACGTTTTATGTATTAGTTATTAAGGTCCATTAGGGCAAGTCTTGCCTgttggtaataaatttgaaatttgaaatttaaaagtgcCAAATGTGTGCTGCGTGGGGATGCACCAACCTTGCTTGAGATGCAGGAAGCAGTGAATGGGCTGAAGAAGAGTAAGGCAACAGAGGAGGACCAGGAGAGCACATCCACCGGGCTTTTGAAAGACGCAAGCCTTGTGAATTCACTAAACCGACCaggtagcttcgaggtacgatgctggtacCTCGGCTGGGGAGTGTTGCTTTAGTCAGCAAGATCCTTGCACTagcgtaattgtcctgtactctaataatcggctgTAAAGTCTATAGATCCAGTCTTAAGGACGCCCAAGGCCGCCTTTCGTAATCCACTGGATCATCCTAAAGGCATGGAACTACGAAGAATTACTTCAATTCGCGAGACCATTATGTTCTGTTTACAAGAAAGACCTTCGTCTAGACTGTAGTAGCCACTGAGGGTTATAACTTTCCTCAATTCTGCACGTGAAATTCTCATCTCATCTTGTACCACACACTGTGGCTGATGCAGAGAACTTATATTAGCGAAAATCAGTGTGATTTTCAGAAGGAACGGTTTCACAACGAACCAAAGtttaccttgcgacaaatcctcgataaatttcgAGAATTTAACCTGCAGATCCAATATCTGTTTACAAACTTTAAGGTAGCGAATGATTCAGCAGAACTAGACGTGTCACCTTTGATGATTTTGCATTAATAAGATTGCTGACTGGTACGTAACGTACATTGAAGCTAGACTTCTTAAGAGAGAAGTTGCGAGAATTTCACACATCATCATGCGAGAATTCCACACAGGCAAACAATTTAGTTACGAATTAGTTTCGAAGTGTTGGGAATTAGTTTCGAAgttttgggaaaacaaaagtaaTGAATGAAAAATCCGTTCATTGCTGTACGCTGGGCTTGAGCGAACACCTGTGGAGAGTGCCCACAACAAAATGAATGAGAATCATCATCGGGGAAGTAAAATCACACATCTGGAGGAAGGAATTCTCCAGTCCTGTCATTGGCAGACATATCCTTCAATTGTCAACCAATGATAAAAGGTCTGACGCTTATAAATTTTCAGGTCCTTCGTCGGCCGGtaccaagctagttttcgtgagggtctTCCCATGGATCAGaagtttaccctgcgtcaattACTAGACATGTTCCGGGAGTGCAAcgtgcagactcatcatctgtttgtggacttcaaggcggcgttcgatttagtcaaacgaacgtatatggttgctggcaggaaaCGTGGGAGTCCGAAAGGTGTTGATGCCAAGGTGGAggtggatggggaacgatatgaagtagttgaaCAATTCGTATGTGTCGTGATGTGTGACAACGATGTTAGCCACGTAATAAAACGACGAACTGCAGGGCGAAATGGGCTTTCTACGAATTACTTAACCAACTCGAATGCCGTAGCACAATGTACAATGTGGCAAGCTGCAGTGGAGTGGGCACGTAGCAAAATGTCCGATAAAAGAGTAGTGaaaactatattcagcaaaaaacCAGGCAGAGACCGTAGAATTCGGGCAAACCCCGCACCCGAACCCGATAGATGTGCATTGTcgaggacgatgcacgttcaatTGGTATTCGAGGGGATTTGAGAACGGTAGCCCAGGACTGACAGTCGActagaggaccataattcgttcggcgcaggcaggatcgataacgggcTGTCACCACTAAAGTGAAATAAGTATAAGTTTTTGTCTGATTGGTTACGAAACTAGAGAtaggtatgttgctgcttcgtcgtaattgtctattcccgttctatccaacacaaattattaaaaatatcagcatttttatgacacacaatgtaaTACTAGTTATTCCTTAATACTTTAGTTTGTTGTGTATCATAcccgatcaatcaaagtgagctgagatctatttaaatacttttaatcattaaagaagtcctaccagccaaaattTCCTACTTGTttacgtgcgacgaagaagaaaatgtctacTAATCGTtataatttccgtcattcataaatgaaaataactcacgcaaggcattgtcgttattctatagcctggaaaacttgcctgagctgcagaaattttgcagaataacatttgtcatgccgtcctacacaaatacatgcgcgttagctttgtaaacattgttgtgatttgtaGTTCGGAcggtgaaaaattttgatggacggattttaaaacggtacgccgaatttaagaaataaggtCAGTTGCATAATTTTAACAAtacgctttaataatcgcttttcagtaatttcaaagttcacggatcggaaggtaagtgtgttttagtcaaatcagtacaagaacttttggagtattcattaaatccatccaataaatgatgaaaattagaatggctttacttactacgacgggaattagaaataaaccctagcaTAAAATagcatttcaatttttaaaacaaagaaGCAATATCCCCAGTAAATTTTTGCCCCACGCTTATCTGACCAAAATAGTATATTTTTATGCTATAAACACATAGTACTGATCTACGGTATACCTAGTTTCTCCCTTTTACTGCAATGTTAGTAAGCAAAAAGTAAGCGGAAGAAATAaagcaataaattgaaaaaagcaaaaGCGAAACAGTCAAACAAATAAAAGCAATAAGTTcataaacaatatttaaaaaaaagaaacataaaaatatcaaaattttatacTTCAGGTGCAGACGGAATGTTTAAGAAATAGTTCAAGTTCTAGATAACTAATCGATAGTAaaacgaaaatatgatagaacACCTATAactatagcatagcatagcatagacaactgTACACACCATGTAGAATACCTATAACTATATGCCTAAATATAGAAAAATAGGTATGAAATTCGACAAGGCAAGGATAAATTAGAGATTTCGTGTAGTGAACGATTATGATAGCCTAAAGAAACCAACCAAATTTGCAACAATTCGTGCAACAATGTAACAACAAATCAATTTCGCGCATAAATGTTTAGTCTGATGACTTAACTCCACACTTAACTCCAACTCTCTCAGCTACATTAACATCTTATTTGACATTTTAAGAAGAACAAGAGCAATAGCAGTTATTTTTGAGTAGGACTAACTATGGGCTGAAAGTAAGTTTACAAAAGAATGAAGCATAGAACCTGTGaagatatatttttttttttgaaacgatggttctacaattgatgaagggacggtaggggaacgaaatgaaaattttggtgaaggagggggaagagcggaaagaaaggggggggggggggggtatattCATTTcgttcccctaccgtcccttcatcaattgtagaaccatcgtttcaaaaaaaaaatattaatatatgtatgacctcattccaaggtcaagactaaaatcttgagattagtctgtgAAGATATGTCAAACGTGCCTAGAAACCGTGCTTTTTCAAATTGCTGCAAGATACAGTTGAAACTAGGACTCCGAAATATTGACATTTAGTCGCAATTTCTTCATCTAAATTGACCATTAATATTgctttttacaatattttcgTTGTCATAAGATTATACAAATAGAGAGCAAATCCAATTGATCTAATTTACGGATCCGAAGCAGAAGCCAATAATGttaaatttatctgctttgtgGTTGAAGCAGATATTTCTAGCCGTAACGAGCACAATTTTGAACAATTTTCAAACAACAATCATTTCGATTTCATATTCTTAGGGGATAGTTTTTAGACACAAAGTTTGCCTTTATTGTTTTAGTACCGCGGTAGTGCTAGTTGCATGATTCATAAGCAAAACGAAGTTCAGATCacataaacacaaatttcgtgaTTTCTTTGTACTATTACACTttcccaacaaaaaaaaatcaacctgAAAGTAGACAAAACGTAAAAAattagcaaaaaaatctctcacCGTGTTGGATGGGAATAATTTCATTCTGTACATTCGTGCTGGTATCCGCCGGTCCACCGCTGGAGACACCGAACGCTTCCGCCAGGGGTGTGTCCTTGCACAGAAGACCACACAACTGAGCCAGCAGGCCACCGTTCGTGTCTTCACCACCTCCGTCGTAGTTGGCCGCATTTTGTTGGCTCGCGTGTGCCTTGTTCAGTCCGTTCATCGACGACGATTTGGGTAGATCTGTTCGGGTTACAATACTCACGTGGGTCACGGTTGTGTGGTGTGCGGATGTTCCAGCCGaggttgttgttgatgttgtcgAAAACGCGTGCGTATTTGTGTGTAGTGTTTTTGGGAAGATGGGGTAGTTGGGATGGATGGGTTCGGTTGGTTTTTGGTTGAGAAtaattcagaaaatttgtttttttgacGATCATAAAATCAACATATTACGCATGGGAAAAGAGAAAGATAGTGGGAAATTTTCATGAGATTCTAGTTCAACTAGTTGGATGAAAGGATAACATAAAACAAATTATACTACAATACGACGCATGATTAACCAATTGCCGAACCAGGACAAAACACGGTTTGACGGGGACGACGAGTAACTTTCATAAACGTAATTTGCAATGCATAGGATTTGCTTGATGGAAGTTTCTGGTTTCTTGCAGGTTAGAGtattagtgaagttaattttgtctatacaaaaaaataatttggccAATGACACATGGTACGGTATGATTAGTTTGTTTTTACAGAATACTGTACTAAAGTTAATCCatttacgacaaaaaatcacatCGAGATCATGGCTACCAGTTCTAATAACCATAACTAACTGTTTCAGAAAACCTTTTGGAAATACTCTATCCTATTGGAAAGGGAATTTAAAAATAACTAGCAGTTAAGAAACTTTACTAAGAAGTGCAACGAAATAAATAGTAACTGTAACGTAACATACGAACATCCCACAGTGGTATTTGAGTGCATTTTTAGAACCACGGTAAAAGACTAAATCATCCCGTTTTATCAAATAATGCAGAAGTTTGCGGTACTCACCATCACGGAACGAGTGGTCCAGGATGCGCTTCAGTTCCATCCAGTCGACCTCACCATCAGCACCGGCCACGTCCAGAAACAGACGTTCCATGGCCTGGCGCTGTGGCGAGGGTTGCGACGGAATCGGAACGTCGGGTGCGATCTGTAAGATAAGCAAAGCAGCGGAAATGAGTTGATTAGAAATTTGTGCTTCGAAACAAAACAGGAACGAGAAATAAATATAGCTCGAAATCCATGCGAGGAATTAGAATAAATCAAAGAGGGATAACGAACTGGACTTACGTATCCATCGAAACCATCATGACCGTGGTTGGCCTGATAAGCAAAAATTGATTAGCGTTTGTTTTAGGCCGCAtcatttgtaattatttgtatTAAAAGCAGGTCACAAAAATCATACTAAATGACACCTTTTTGGCGGTCAAGTGCGGGgagatttatttatattttacttttttaaattttgaaatgttcatcacagatttttccaaacgttcatttttaaaatatgcACAATTGTAATCTGAACAAAACACAAATTGATTCTAGCTAAAATTTCAACTTGCGGTCTGAGCCATTTTCTGAGCACCAATAGATATTTTCTACCTTGCTGGTCAACTTGAATTCCTCACTCATACAGAACATAAtgcaacattgtttaatttaaaCAACTTATCTAAAGTTGAAGCAATTAATCAATTATCAAAATTGCACTCACCCTATCGTCGATGTCGCCAACGCCGACCTCTTCGTCGTTCTCCTCCATCGAGTTCTTGCTTTCGGAGAACACTCGAATCAGAAACTCTCCTTCCTCGTTGGGTTCGAAAGTCGACGGCACAATCAGATAATCCCCGGGCGGAAGCTTAAAGCGGCAGCTGACCTCACGCAAATTGATAAAGGCCGGCGAACGCGCCACTGACGCATTGTACTTGAAGAAATTCATTTTCAGCGGCTTCTGAGCCAAATCTCGCTCGGTAACACGGTACACGGCGAAACCGATCGTCAGGCAGTCCACGCCCATGTTTCGTCGCGAGCGTCGGTTCTTCTGCATCAGTGCGATAATTACTGTACACTTGCCCTCGTCGTCGTCCTCATCCGGATCCTCCAGGTGAACCACATACTGAGGGTTATGCCAGAAAGTCTGCAAGTAGTTACGACAACCACCGGCAGTGCTGCCCATTGCCCATTCACCTTCAAAGGTGGACATTTCCCACCGCAGTTTACCACGGTTCGCCTGTTCCTCACTGAGTGAATCGGGACTCAAATTACAGATCTCAGTACGATCGAAATACCGAATAAAATCTCGATATGACATCCAGAACTCTCCATCAACATCAAAACTGAGGCCAAGCTCCTCTTTCTGTTCGTCGGGAATGAATCGCCATTCCGGAGATTGATCACTCCAAGCACCATTCCATTCTGCTTCATTTCCCCACGGGTTGCGCAGCCGAATAAGTGGGATTTTACCAGAAGTAGATGGAGTTACAATATCGACCATCTGTATCTTGGTAATAGAATAAGCGTGACCCCGGATAAGACCTTCGGGGGTTTCCGCTTCCGTTACGTTCGGATCTGGCTGCAAATTAAATTGTAAGTTTAGTATTTTTAACTATCAAATCATCCAAAAAGGCAGCTTACCTCAATACTACAGGCAAACATCGAGTTCCGCTTGAAACCCTTCTCGACAATTTGAAACAGATTCGGTGGAGTCTGATCCTTCAGATCGTACATTTCCGTAACCCCTCCGGTGAAGTCCTCCATCGCTTCACAGGTGGTGCCACCCTTCAGTGCTTCGTACGACCCGTGCAGCTTAGCGTATGCTTTCTCCAGCAAGGCACTCCAGAATTCATTCTTCTCCGACGATCTCATGTAAATTAGCTCACCACGGTAGGTTGGCAGCCGATCGTCGATGACCACATCGACCCACCTTCCGTACTGCCAAAAGCGAAAGTGGAAGATACCGGCATATTCGTCCTCGAAGCTGTTGTCCTCCGGCACGACACGAAGGAACAGTTTCTGATCCTGAGTCAGATTGGCACAGgcagccagcagccagcagTCGCCCAGTTCACCCTGCTGCACATCGAACCGTGAGAATCCTTCGACGAAGAACTCCGGACTATCGCTGATCTCGTGCGGACGAAGCCACTCGTAGTGTCGATCAGGACGGCGTGAGTACATCAGCGAAGAGGATGTTGCCGGAAATTCCGGATCCTCGAACAGGGATCCATTTTCGAGACACTGGCTGCGTAGAACGTAGAAGTCCTGCACATCGGTTCGGGTTCGGTAACCACTGCCCTTTTCACCGAGCTGGGGAGAGAGAAAAATTGGAACAATTAAAAACTTGTTGTGGCATATCGACGATATATAAGATTGCTTTCGAATGAAACGGGATGATAAACTCTGTTCTGTGGCACCAGCATTGTTCCCAAATATTATATGAAAAGCATATGAAAGCGCCCAATTTTTCCCTAACAAAATTACTTTTATCCCTCATATTTTTGGGTCATCAGAAATTTTATGATTTGAATttgtatgttttaaatttgttGGTTTTTGGAAATTACAAAAGTCAGAATCTAGGGTGTCTATTTTGAACAGGCATTATGCGCCCTCAATTTTGGAAAttcacggcaaaatcaaatggaaatattcaaaatagagtacgcgtaaccaAAACAGATGAATCACcatattttccaacaaaacttgGTTTCGAGTCGAGTTTGATATTCATGAAAAAATggaatcaaaatgaaattcgggTTCGTGCAAGGTTTGGGTTTGGGAAATATAAAACTCGATCATTTTTTGTAGAGAGTTCCACACGAATGCGCGTTCGATTGCGATCGACTTTTTTCGATTCGGTTAAAGATTGTATTTTGGATAAAATTGCATATTAACGCTGTTGTTTTTCGGAGAAAAATGCAgcaattttgttttagtttttatgaatttgtttcaTCTTCGAGATTTAGAACAAAAATCAGGTATttctaatatttttaattttctcagataattcaaattttggtgaTTTGATGATTTCTGAAAATGTTTGTCGAACGTCAATCATCTTTACCATTTATAAATATTTCTAAAAATCAGCATTCAAAAATAATTGAAGCCCGGTTTGGTCTCTGCTCATACCGGAATACTAATACATGCAAATTTCCACTTGTTTGATTCAGAAATATAGAAAAGGACACTTTACTCTTCTTTCTCCTTCTTTTTTTATTGGAAACTTCGATTACTTCATCCATTATTTCAACTTTTGTGTCCTCCTTCTTGACTATTAAGCGAAACTGGTATACAACACTATATacactcaaatcttttttttacacgggggatgcatgccgtgtaaaataaaaccgtttaaaaaaaccgcgttaattcgaaaaatgctgTGTAAAATACCGCGTAAttaaaaaatcgtcataaaataaaccgtgttaattcaaaaatcgatgTAAAAAACTGCGTCAATTCAAAACCACCAAAAAAaccgctcgaatttaaaaatcgctgaaaaaaccgcgttaattcgaaaaatcgtCATTAAAAAAACCGTGTCAATTCAAAAAACCAACTCCCGCTGCACTGATCCACGCCACTGCACAAAACTTATAACACAACCCAAGCAACCATTTAAGCTTTATTGTACTCATAACGCAATTTTCAAGACCTAGATAATAAAACTACATAGTAATGAAGCTTCGAAATCACCCACAACCTCCTGATAACAGCTATAAAATCGCTGTTGCACACGTTCAACCCGTAGGTTTCCACTTAGCTGCTTGGGAAACTAATATAATACTTTAAAATAGAGTGCATTCTTGAGTTTCAACAAATCTTAAAGATGAATCCAAGCTGCCGAGACGCTTTGGAGGTAACTGGcttacgataaaatttaatttcaaattgtaaCCAAAGAAGGTGACCGTTTTAAATCGTTCACATTTGAATGTGTCGTCTGTATGTCCTATTGATGCAAACAATTGCAGTTAATCGGTGGACACTAACAATGTAGCCCAAGTGTAACGCCACATcggtaaataacaaaaaactaaagatcccatgttgctgccttgagaaACTTCAAACTTATTGGTAAACACCAAGTTACCACTGCGGCATAGTTTAACCATTCAACAATCTATTGGCAAGCACCAAATCGAGACAGTTTCCGTAAGAgtattaagcataagcataagtatAGGATGCCGCCTGTGTGCTGCTACTTCGTTATCGACCagaaccgatgaaaattgcaaaatgattacAGAAATAAGCACGCTTGGGACAGCACGTGCACCTCATTGTGTAATCTTATAAAGTCCTTGCATGCCGATCAATACCGATGCCGGTCACGTCTGAATGCGGGTCCTGGCGGAATGGAAAAAAGtaagtccaatacttgttgatACTAAATCGAGTTTCCGTAAGATTATTCCATTAAAACAGTTGTCGTC is part of the Sabethes cyaneus chromosome 2, idSabCyanKW18_F2, whole genome shotgun sequence genome and harbors:
- the LOC128734337 gene encoding calpain-A-like isoform X1, with the protein product MSHYNENYNYPRNWHGNGFGWVNPAALNQPSYPPQMPTPGSSGYSSLNPSISGQSLSYGFVQPTSSPGGYPPAPAPSLPYPTMGFAGGFGGMPMPNAGYDAPQMPSMPMPMPGDSYGSSSTEDAAQAQEIPFQAVSIPIAEGMFSSLGEKGSGYRTRTDVQDFYVLRSQCLENGSLFEDPEFPATSSSLMYSRRPDRHYEWLRPHEISDSPEFFVEGFSRFDVQQGELGDCWLLAACANLTQDQKLFLRVVPEDNSFEDEYAGIFHFRFWQYGRWVDVVIDDRLPTYRGELIYMRSSEKNEFWSALLEKAYAKLHGSYEALKGGTTCEAMEDFTGGVTEMYDLKDQTPPNLFQIVEKGFKRNSMFACSIEPDPNVTEAETPEGLIRGHAYSITKIQMVDIVTPSTSGKIPLIRLRNPWGNEAEWNGAWSDQSPEWRFIPDEQKEELGLSFDVDGEFWMSYRDFIRYFDRTEICNLSPDSLSEEQANRGKLRWEMSTFEGEWAMGSTAGGCRNYLQTFWHNPQYVVHLEDPDEDDDEGKCTVIIALMQKNRRSRRNMGVDCLTIGFAVYRVTERDLAQKPLKMNFFKYNASVARSPAFINLREVSCRFKLPPGDYLIVPSTFEPNEEGEFLIRVFSESKNSMEENDEEVGVGDIDDRIAPDVPIPSQPSPQRQAMERLFLDVAGADGEVDWMELKRILDHSFRDDLPKSSSMNGLNKAHASQQNAANYDGGGEDTNGGLLAQLCGLLCKDTPLAEAFGVSSGGPADTSTNVQNEIIPIQHVDQVGTGFSKDVCRSMVAMLDVDQSGKLGFEEFQTLLTDIANWKAVFKLYDGDRTGRLSSFELRQALNSAGYHLNNRILNGLVHRYGSRDGSIAFDDFIMCAVKIKTMIEIFKERDTEGTNMATFSMDEWVEKTLYS
- the LOC128734337 gene encoding calpain-B-like isoform X2 — its product is MSHYNENYNYPRNWHGNGFGWVNPAALNQPSYPPQMPTPGSSGYSSLNPSISGQSLSYGFVQPTSSPGGYPPAPAPSLPYPTMGFAGGFGGMPMPNAGYDAPQMPSMPMPMPGDSYGSSSTEDAAQAQEIPFQAVSIPIAEGMFSSLGEKGSGYRTRTDVQDFYVLRSQCLENGSLFEDPEFPATSSSLMYSRRPDRHYEWLRPHEISDSPEFFVEGFSRFDVQQGELGDCWLLAACANLTQDQKLFLRVVPEDNSFEDEYAGIFHFRFWQYGRWVDVVIDDRLPTYRGELIYMRSSEKNEFWSALLEKAYAKLHGSYEALKGGTTCEAMEDFTGGVTEMYDLKDQTPPNLFQIVEKGFKRNSMFACSIEPDPNVTEAETPEGLIRGHAYSITKIQMVDIVTPSTSGKIPLIRLRNPWGNEAEWNGAWSDQSPEWRFIPDEQKEELGLSFDVDGEFWMSYRDFIRYFDRTEICNLSPDSLSEEQANRGKLRWEMSTFEGEWAMGSTAGGCRNYLQTFWHNPQYVVHLEDPDEDDDEGKCTVIIALMQKNRRSRRNMGVDCLTIGFAVYRVTERDLAQKPLKMNFFKYNASVARSPAFINLREVSCRFKLPPGDYLIVPSTFEPNEEGEFLIRVFSESKNSMEENDEEVGVGDIDDRIAPDVPIPSQPSPQRQAMERLFLDVAGADGEVDWMELKRILDHSFRDVDQVGTGFSKDVCRSMVAMLDVDQSGKLGFEEFQTLLTDIANWKAVFKLYDGDRTGRLSSFELRQALNSAGYHLNNRILNGLVHRYGSRDGSIAFDDFIMCAVKIKTMIEIFKERDTEGTNMATFSMDEWVEKTLYS
- the LOC128734337 gene encoding calpain-A-like isoform X3, coding for MDELKGLLSGAGRQLFDAAGQAITSAATEYIGNAINEIFEKKQTDTKRVLPSIKNMKVLGEKGSGYRTRTDVQDFYVLRSQCLENGSLFEDPEFPATSSSLMYSRRPDRHYEWLRPHEISDSPEFFVEGFSRFDVQQGELGDCWLLAACANLTQDQKLFLRVVPEDNSFEDEYAGIFHFRFWQYGRWVDVVIDDRLPTYRGELIYMRSSEKNEFWSALLEKAYAKLHGSYEALKGGTTCEAMEDFTGGVTEMYDLKDQTPPNLFQIVEKGFKRNSMFACSIEPDPNVTEAETPEGLIRGHAYSITKIQMVDIVTPSTSGKIPLIRLRNPWGNEAEWNGAWSDQSPEWRFIPDEQKEELGLSFDVDGEFWMSYRDFIRYFDRTEICNLSPDSLSEEQANRGKLRWEMSTFEGEWAMGSTAGGCRNYLQTFWHNPQYVVHLEDPDEDDDEGKCTVIIALMQKNRRSRRNMGVDCLTIGFAVYRVTERDLAQKPLKMNFFKYNASVARSPAFINLREVSCRFKLPPGDYLIVPSTFEPNEEGEFLIRVFSESKNSMEENDEEVGVGDIDDRIAPDVPIPSQPSPQRQAMERLFLDVAGADGEVDWMELKRILDHSFRDDLPKSSSMNGLNKAHASQQNAANYDGGGEDTNGGLLAQLCGLLCKDTPLAEAFGVSSGGPADTSTNVQNEIIPIQHVDQVGTGFSKDVCRSMVAMLDVDQSGKLGFEEFQTLLTDIANWKAVFKLYDGDRTGRLSSFELRQALNSAGYHLNNRILNGLVHRYGSRDGSIAFDDFIMCAVKIKTMIEIFKERDTEGTNMATFSMDEWVEKTLYS